AGCAATGCTGCAGGTTACATGCCGACCCAGCGCTTCATCTGCCGCGTCTTCTCCCACAGTCCCAGGTTGGACGCCCAGGCCCTCCATTTTTCGACCTCCAAAGACGTGTAGGCGTTGAAAGAATCCAGTTCGCGCGGCCATGCATCGGGAATGGCAAATCTTCGAGCGGTCTTCTGCGCCGGCTGTGTTCCCACCTCGCGGTCCACCTCTTCCCGTGCGGCTGTCACCATAAAATGGAGGCGGTTCATCATGTTGACCTCGCTTGCCCCTGCATCCATGTCCAGTGAAAGTAGGTTCAGATGAGGAAACATCTCCCTGAGTTTGTTTTCCATGCCCCGCCCGGTGATGTGGTTGGCAATGCAGCCGAAGGGCTGGAGACAGACGATGTTGTCGATTCCTTCATTGAGCATGGCGATCATTTCAGCCGTAAGAAGCCATCCTTCGCCAAACTGATTGGCCAAACTGACTACCTCGCCGGTTATCGCCGCCAGTTTTCTTAAGTCATGAGCCTTTCTGTAAAAACGAAATCCCTGCATAATCCGCTCGATTTGGCCGACATGGTAATTTGAGTATATCTCCAGCAGCCTGTACTTGATACGATCCGCCAAAGAACGTTTAAAAAAGGCCTTTTGGTCGTAGGTCTCATTGATAAAGCGCTGGGCGAAAAAATTCTGTATAGGAGGAAGAACCACTTCCACCCCCTGGCCGGACAGCCAGTCGATGATATTTCCGTTGGAGAAGAAGTTATATTTAACGAAGATTTCTCCAACGATCCCGACTCTTGGGACAGTCTTGTCGTTGATCTCAACCCGGTTGAAGTCCGCCACGGCCCTTTTCAGAAGATTGAGAAGATAATAATAATCTGCATTCTCGATACCTGTTTCCATTTCAAAGAGATATTTTTCATGCAGGTTCTTGGATGTCCCGGGCACCTTTTCCCTGACCATTGTTGATAAATACATCCTGGCCAGGGGATCGGCGAAAATAATTCCCAAGCCCATCCGTTTTATCAGCCCCATTTTATCTATTTTAAACCACGGTTGTGCATTGATTTCCTCATTGGATATAGCGATTATCGGAACCTCATCCAGGCCGGCGGCGGCCAGTGCTTTTTTGATAAGCGACACGTAAGAGGATGCCCGGCATTGACCGCCGGTTTGGGTCATGACGACAGCGGTTTTTTCAGGATCGTACCTGCCTGATTGAAATGCCTTGATAATGTCGCCGGCTACCAGGACAGAGGGGTAGCACATATCGTTGTTGATGGTTTTAAGTCCCCATTCAACCGACTCCCTGTCCTGGGGCGGAAGGACTTCAACCCGGTGACCGAAGGGCCTGAAAGCCGACGGGACCAGCGGTGAATAGAAGGGTGAAAAATAGGGGGCGATCAGGGTTCTCTTTCCGGACTTGCCCACAACCGCCCGGCCCGTTTGCATTGTGCCGCCCCCTACGGCTCTCGTTTTGCCGTTCTTTTCCTTCACCGCTTCCAGCATGGAGCGCAGTCTGATCCTGACGGCGCCCACGTTGACGATTTCATCCATTTTGATCAAGGTATGAATCTTCCCGCCATGGCGCAGAATTTCTTTGACCTCATCGGCCGAAATCGCATCCGGCCCACAGCCGAAAGAGGTCAACTGAACCATTTGGGCATTCGCCGTGTTTGTTACCCACCTTGCCGCTGCGTACAGCCTGTTGGCATAGCTCCACTGGGTCAGGACATTGACATCTTCCAGAGCGACGGTATCTGCATTCAGGGGAAGCGCGGTTTCACTGACGACGTCCACGCCGAGTTCCGTCAATACATCCGGAACACCGTGGTTGACAAGCGGGTCTGCATGGTAGGGTCGGCCGCAGAGGACAACGGTTGTCCGTCTCTCGGCCTCCGACCTGACCAGCAGCGTTTTCGCCATGGACCTGAGTTCCGTCTTGTAATTCGATTGCGCCTTGACGCCCTTTTCAACCCCTTCCGATATCGTGCGGTAATTGATTCCAAACCGCCTGAAGAACAGATAAAGCTGATCTTTCAGCAAACCGAAATCCTTAAAGCTGACAGATGGATTGTCCAGGGGGATTTTGAATTTTTTCTCTGGATTGACAGCACTCTTCAATAGATCGGGATATCCGGTAACCACCGGGCAATTATAACTGTTTAAGGCATCTGCGTATTCTTCTTCCTCATAGACGACGGTCGGATAGAACAGCCTGTCGATGTCTTTCCCGGCAAGATCGAAAATATGCCCATGGGCAAGTTTGGCGGGGAAACAGATGTTTTCCGACATGACAGTGGAAGACCCCTTTTCATATAATTGGAAATTGGACTCGGACGAGAGAACCACCCTGAAGCCGCATGTGGTCAAAAAGGCGCACCAAAAGGGAAAGTTTTCATACATGTTCAGGCAGCGGGGGATACCGTAGGTGAAAATCGGTTCGCCTTCGGGTTCCGTGTTTCGCTCAAACAGGAGCCTTATCTGATCATCAATCAGGTTCCTTCCTTTGCGTTGAGCATCCGGATTGTTGCTGAAGCGCCGCTCGCATCGGTTCCCTGTATAAAAATGGTTTCCGTTGCTGAAAGTCAGCTTCAAAACCCTGCACTGGTTTTCACATCCCCGGCAGCGGATTTCCTTTTTTGAAAAACCACTTCCCATCACCAATTTCTCAAAAACCAGGTCGTCGGTCTCCCGTCCCGGCCGATCCGGACCTTTCAGCGCTTCTTGCTGCGGAGCAACGGCCGCCACAACATGCGCACGATGATTGGCAAGGGCTGTCAGGGCCGCACCGTAGGCTCCCATCAGCTCGGAAATATCCGGTCTCATAACCTCCTTGTTCAGAAGCACCTCCAAGGCGCGTAATACGGCTGGATTTCGAAATGTTCCGCCCTGAACTACGATTTTGTCCCCCAGGACATCGACGTCCTTCAGCTTCAGCACTTTGTACAGAGCATTTTTGATAACCGAATACGCCAAACCTGCCGAAATGTCGCCGACCGTCGCCCCTTCCCGAAGGGCCTGCTTCACTTTGGAGTTCATGAAGATGGTGCAGCGGGTTCCCAGATCAAAAGGTGATTTGCTATCGCATGCAATCTCTGCGAATTCCTGGACACTATACCCTAGCGAACGGGCAAACGTCTCAATAAAGGAACCACATCCCGATGAGCAGGCCTCATTGATCTGAATTTCAGCCACGGCGTTGTCATGAATATAGATCGCCTTCATGTCCTGCCCGCCGATATCCAGAATAAAGGATACATCCGGCTCAAAGCGCCGCGCCGCCCGGTAATGCGCCATGGTCTCAACCAGGCCGTCGTCCAACCCGAAGGCGGTTCTTATGAGACTTTCACCATAGCCGGTGGCCGCCGTTCTGGTGATCCGCGGGGCAAAGCCGGCAGAAACAAACTTTTTTCTGAATTCAGCCAGTCCCTTTTTTACCGCCTGGATGGGATCGCCGTTGTTGGGGCCGTAATAGCTCAGAACCAGTTTGCCTTTCTCATCGACAAGGACGATCTTGGTGGTGGTTGACCCCGAATCCACACCTAAAAAAAGATCTTTTCCTTTTGCCTCAGGCAGGTCAATCCTGGGAACCAAATTTCGCTCATGCCTTTTTTGCCATATTTCAAATTCGTAATTGCTTGCAAACAGGGGGGGCAGCCTTTTGGTGCCGCTGTTGGTTGCACGGCTGACACCTCTCTCGGACATGGATAAAAAATTGCTGATCCGGCCCCGACATGGTTTGCCATTGCGCACCATGGCCGCTCCCATGGCGGGAAGCAGTTCCGGATGATCCGGAAGTACCAGGTCATCCGGATGCTCAATGCCGAGCAGATTTGCAAAGGCTTTCCGCAGGATTGGATAAAATGTCAGCGGCCCGCCTCCGATCAGTATTTTTCTTTCCATCTCCCGTCCACGGGACAAGGCGGTTATCACCTGAAGGGCGACCGAATGAAATATGGAAGCCGCCACATCTTCCCTGGATACATGGCGGCTCAGCAGGGCCTGGATGTCGGTTTTGGCGAAAACGCCGCACCGCGACGCAATCGGATAAATATTCGTGGCTTTTCCGGCCAGAACGTTCAGTTCCGCTACATCAACACCCAGGAGAACCGCCATTTGATCGATAAAAGCACCGGTCCCGCCGGCGCAACTTCCGTTCATCCGGATATCGGGGCGGCCACTGCCGTCAAAGAATATTATTTTGGAGTCTTCTCCGCCGATTTCGATAAATGTCCTGGCTTCGGGGAAAAACTTTTCGATGACGTGCGCGGAGGCCACCACTTCCTGCACGAACGGCAGGCCGAAGAATTCGGCCGCACCCATCCCCGCCGATCCGGTAACCGCCAAATCAAGCTCCACGTCGCCAAGTTTCTCAAGGGCGTCATTGAAAATACGCCGTGTTGTTTCCACTGTTTTGCCCTGATGACGACAGTAGCGGAAAAATACCATGCCACCCTCTTTATCCAGGATAACCGCCTTGGCTGTAGTTGAACCGATATCGATCCCGGCAAAATAGAGACTTTCTGCATGGTTCTTCATCTTTTTTCATCTCCCGGTTCCGGATGAACGCAACGGGAGGCCGCCTCTGTGGGTTTGTCTTGTTTCTTCATGCTCAGATAGTCCCTTGCAGAGCAAAAGGTATCCACCAGAGAAACCACCAGCGATTCCATATGGCGCGGCGGTATAACAGTAAGCGGCCACATGTGTTTTTTAATAATATCCGCTTCTTTTTCGGTAAGACCGGTGATGCTGCGGGCGTTCTCAAGAGCGATAGTATGGTGCCGGAAACCGTGCAGCCTGGGTCCGTCATGCAGCCAGTCATAGTAGAAAAGATCGTGCAGCAACGCACCCCGGATAATCGCCCGGGTGTCAAGGGAAAGTCTTTTTCCCCAGCGAAAGCTCAGGCAGGCCACCTCCTCCACATGATCCAATCGGGTTTTCCCCCTGTGATGGTTATACTGCGCCAGTTTTGCAACCTCCGGCAGATCGAGAAGCGGCCTTGCCGTGTTGACGAATTCCGCCTCCATCAGAGTTTTCTCTTCCGGCGTCAGGCGGAGGAAACGCCCGGCTGCAACCGCCAGGAAATCCATCGACATGATTGAGATCGTTGCTCCGGCCACTATCCACTTGAAGACCGGTGAAAGCAGGACGAGCATGCTTTGATAGGGGGGCAAAACGGCATATTCAAAAGCGAAGGCCAGCAGTATCCAGTACAGGGAGAATTTTAGACAGATGTGCCCCCTGTAATTAAATCTTTGGTCCGAATAGTCCCACAGACGGATCTGGAAAAAGTATTGAGCAACCAATCCGGAGCCGAATTCGAGTCCGGTTGTGATTATGAAATAAGCGAAGGCCTTGGTTCCCCAATTGGATTCCTGCAGCAATGAAACCGCTGCCATAAGCATCACTGCGCCGGCACCGTAAAGGATGAGATACGGCCCCTTCAGGAGGCCGGGATTGACGAACCGCTTGTCACGCACGGAACGATAGGAGACCTCCAGCATCCATCCAAGAATGGAAAAAAAGGAGAAAGAAAAGAAGAAGTTTACAACATCGGCCGTCATTTTGCTTTACCCCGGTGAACCAGCGAATACATTAGCGGCACCAGAATCAATGTCACAAGGCCGCTGACCGACAGTCCCCCAATGACCGTGATGCCCAGTGCATTCCATATTTCAGAGCCTTCCCCTCTGGAAAGGGCTAATGGGACCATGCCGAATATGGTGGTCAAACTCGTCATGAGCACCGGCCTCAGGCGTGTTTTTCCGCCCGTGACCACCGCTTCGTTTAGCGTCATCCCACCTGCTCTCAGTTGCTTGGTATAATCCACGAGCACAATGGCGTTCTTTACAACAATGCCCATGAGCATGATTACCCCGATGAAGCTCATCAGGTTGAGCGGAGTGGCCGTGGCAACGAAGGCCCATATCACTCCGGCGAAGGCGAAAGGAACCGAAAACATGATGATGAATGGATCAACGAAATCCTCGAACTCCCCTGCCATGACCATGTAGACAAGGACTATTCCCAGAATCAAAAGGAGGGTCAGGTCGCGGAACGCTTTTCGCTGTTCCTCCACCTCCCCGCCCCATTCGATGGAAACGCCGGGAGGCAGGTCAAGAGAGGCCATCTTTTCTCGAACATCCCGTACCACATCCCCCAGAACCCTGCCCTGGACGCCCGCCTGAACCTTTGTGACGCGGGTCCTGTTTTTCCGGTCGATCTCCACGGGCCCAAAGGTTTCCCGAACAGACGCGACGTTCCGGAGCTTAATGGTCTGACCGGTCAGGGTGGTGATGGGGGTTTCCCCGATTTCACGAATCGTTTCCCGCTGGTCTTTTTTCAGTCGCAACTCGATGTCGAAGTCGTCACCCGCCTCCCGGAACTTCGTATCATCGAATCCATAGTAGTTGGTCCTCAATGCGTCGGCGACAAGCGCCACATTCAATCCCAGGGATGCCGCCTTATCCCGGTCAAGACAAATCCGCACTTCCGGCCGTGGTCTCTTTCTGCTGACAGAGACATCCACTGCGCCGGGTGTGGTTTCCACGATGCGCTGGATCTTTGCGGCGGCTTTGTCGGTCGTCTCGATATCATGGCCCAGAATATCGATGCTGATAGGCCGGCCGCCTCCCAGGAACGCCTTTTGGATGACGCTTACGGCGCTGGCGGAAAAATTCTCAACGCCCGGCAGTTTTATGACCTGCTCACGAAGCTCCGAAGCGACCTCCTTGGCATGGCGACTCCGTTCTTTTTTATCAATGAGACGCCCTCCGATGCGACCGATGCCGGTTCCCTCTTCAAAACCGAGGGCTGTTAAAAATCCTTTCTTGGTCTGACCTGCCAGGGCATAGGAGGCTTCCATTTCCGGAATGGCGTTCACCGCGTTGAGCATTTCTTCCGTGGTTCCGGCCGTGACCTCCACTCGGGTGCCCTGCGCCATCTCCAGGACCACCTCCACTTCCCCCGAATCCACTTCGGGGAAAAATTCCGTACCGACCAAAGGAATCAGTGCCAGACTGCCGATAAATACAATAACTATAAGTGAAAGCAAAATGTTACGGTGCCTTAGTCCCCATCCCAGGACGTGAGAATAACCGGCTTCGATTCCATTCAGCAAACGCTCGCTCCATACAAATACCGGATTGAGCTTTCTTTGATCCCGTGAACGGAGCAAACGGGAAGCAGCCATGGGGGTCAACGTCAATGAAATGAAAAGCGAGGCCAGAATCGTAATCAAGATCATGAACGCCAACTGACCAAAGATGATGCCGGCGATCCCTTTCACTAAGAGAAGAGGGGCGAAGACAGCTACAATGGTCAATGTTGACGCGGCTACCGCCATACCCACTTCGGATGTTCCCTCCACGGCGGCCAACTGCGGAGGCTTGCCATCGTCCACATGCCGCACGATGTTTTCAAGTACGACGATGGCATCGTCCACCACCATTCCCACAGCAATGGCAAGACTCATCATGGAAATGACGTTGATGGTATAATCCATGACGAAGAGGCCGATAAAGGCGACGATAATCGAAAAAGGAATTGCCATTGAGACGACCAGGCTGGTGCGAAACCGCCGGAGAAACAGGAAACAGACGACAATGACCAAAAGGCCTCCGACGACGGCGGCTTCGGCCAAACTATTGATCATCGCATAAATGTGATCTGAGTTATCCAGAATCCCGTGGATTTCGATATCCGCCGGCACTTCGGTCTTCAGTGTCTTGAGGCGATCTTTTATGGCTTCGATCACGTTGACGGTGTTGGTCCCGGACTGCTTCTGAATAATCAAGGCAATCGCAGGAAGCTTGCCGGAACGCGCCCACTCCTGCGGCTCCTCAAAGGCATCGGTGACCGTGGCCACGTCTCTGAGCCGCACAAGCGCGTCGCCGTTGCTTCCGATCACCGTATTTGCGATTTCCGCTGCATCCCGATAGCGCCCCGCCACTCTGATCTGGAGTTCATTCCTCCCGATCTTGACGGTGCCCACCGGAAGGTTCAGGTTTTCAGCGGCGAGAACATTTCTGATCTGCTGGACGGAAATGTGATAAGCATCTATTGCTTCGCGGTCGAAATGCACATTGATCTGTCTTTCCTGACCGCCGATATAGACGACAGCGCCCACGCCGGGCACACGCTTCAACGGATCGGCGATCTGCTTGTCCACAATTCTGTAAAGATCGGGACTGCTTTCTTCCGCCGTCACCGTCATGATGAGCACCGGCACCATGGAACTGCTGAACTTGAAGATAAAGGGGTCTTCCGCTCCATCGGCAAGGTCCGGCTTGGCAAGATCGATCTTCTCCCGGATATCGTTGACCGCAACATCCAGGTCGGTGCCCCAGTTGAATATGCAATTGACGATGGCGATGTTGTCTTTGGACTTTGACTCCAGCCGGTCGAGATTCGGTGTGGTGGAAAGCTGGTCTTCCAGGTACTTGGTCACCTCCGACTCAACATCCGTGGCGGAAGCCCCCGGATAGGGTGTGATGACACTCACGGCCGGAGGTTCAATATCCGGCAACAAGTCGAGGTTGAGCCTGAAAAAAGCCACGCAACCCAGCAATGTAATGGCAGCGAAAACCATAACGGTCGTGACCGGCCTGCGGACGGATATCTCCGGTAATTTCATTTCTGTTCCCCTTGCTTGTCGTCACCGTCAGCTTCAAAAAAGTCGACTTCCGTCTTAAGGTCCCGAAGGCATTTGCTTTGCTCGTGCGAACATATCCTGGCCCAGGCAATAACGCTGATCCAACCTGCTGCGACAAGAGAAAGGATAGCGGCGGTTTTTCCAGGAAAATGGGTTGTGATGGCCCAGATTGCCAGTGCCCCAGATGTGATTCCAACAATCAGCCAGACGAATAGATGGCAAGTGCACGGATCACGATCAGGGACCGGAGGAGAGAACCAAATCCGTTCCCCGATCTCAGTCCGTTCGAATTCTGCGTCATCAAGGTTTGTTTCAATTATCCTGTTCTTGAACTTGACAACGACAATCTTCCTTTCGGGCCGTCCACTGAATGATTCCATTCTTTTTTTCTCGATCACTTCTCCTTTGACCCTCAGAGAACGCAGACGATCAACGAGGCGTTTTTCTTGTAACTGACAAATATTAATTCCCATCTTCCGTCCTCCCCGGTAAAAAACCTCCTGGCAAATCTCTTTTGGCGGCACACTTCCATCTTTCTTTGAGCTGCACCATGGCTTCTCGGTACCCCTCGGCAATGGCCTCCTCGGCCCGATGGAATTCGAGAAAACGAACATCCCCCAGCTTCGGCCGAATCAGCAGATCGGGCGGATCGGTTGCCAATCTTGTTGCGGTGATCTGCACTTCCATAATATTGATTGCAGTCGTCAACACATCAAAGATATTTGGCACGGGGTCCCTTTGCAGCCACTGGCGCACTTGCGATAACGCGGGCGAACCGAATTCGCTGAGCCTGTTGGTCAGATCCTGCGCGATTCTCCATTCTGCGGGCTGGGGCTGAACAACCATACCTGCCACCGATGAATCAACCGGAGCGATGCCGGCGGTACTCCTTTTGTCGATAATGTCATGGTTCAAATCAACAGCGATGACGTAATCCGCTCCCATTTTCCTGACAGCGCTCACCGGCACGGGGTTGACCAGCCCTCCATCCACCAGAAAGCCGCCGTTTTTCCTGACCGGCGTGAAAATGCCCGGAACCGAGATGCTCGCGCGGATTGCCTCTATGAGGTCCCCTTTGTTCAACACGACCTCACGACCCGTGGCCAGGTCGGTGGCAACCGCGCAATAGCGGAGAGGTAATTCTTCAATGTTCATTTCTCGAACATGAGAACGAAAGAAATCGCTGATCTTCTTTCCATCAATGAGTCCCGACCTCGGAAAAGTTACATCCAGGAAGGAAACAATCTGTTTCCAGTCGAGCTGACGGGCAAAATTTTCCAGCACATCCATTTTGCCAAGGGCACATGCGGCCCCTACCAACGAACCAATGCTGGTGCCGGCGACGTACCTGATTTCTATTCCTGCCTCAGCTAGTGCCTGCAATACACCGATATGAGACCATCCCCGTGCGGAGCCGCTACCCAGAGCCAGGCCGATATTTTTCGGAAAACCTGAGCTATCGTCCGACATGTTCACCGCCGTTCTTCTTGAAAAGTTGTCCCCCAGAGTTATCCGTCCCATTCTTGTTCAAAATATCTTGCACGCTTACCTCCATGCCTGACTGTAAACGTCCCGCTCCGCTGGTGACCACTTTGTCATTCTCAACCAAGCCGCCCATCACTTCGGCAAATTGGTCATCCATGGCCCTAATTTCGACCGTTCGCTTATGGGCCTTATTTCCTTCCACCACAAAAACGTAATAGGTGCCGCTGCCGGGGAGGCGTTGCAAGGTTTCACGGGGAACGGCAAGGGACCTTCTTTTCTCTGCCGAAAGCTTCACCCTGGCATACATTCCGTCCACCAACTTCCCGGACGGATTCGGCACCTCGATTCTCATGCGGAAAGTACGCGTCTTTCGGTCCACCAATGGATTGATAACGGTTACTTTCCCTGAATACTCATGTCCCGGGAAGGCGTCTGTCGTGATCAGCGCAACAGTTCCAACGACAATCCGGCCAATGTCTGCTTCCGGCAAATCGACATCCAGGTTCAGAGATGTTTGGTCCACGATTAGCAGAAGTCGGCCGCCGGGAGCGACCGCCTGACCGATTTCCACATTTCTCTCCACGACAGCGCCGCCGATAGGCGATCGGATATCTGCATCCTTGAGATGTTCCAGCGCTGTCTCCAAGGCGGCCTTTGCCTGGTCCCTCTGTGCTCGGGCGTAGAACACCGCTTCCTTGGCGCTTTTAAAGGCCGCTTCTGATGCATCAAAGCGACTTTGCGGAATCACTTTTTCCTTCAGCAGTTCGATTGCGCGTCGGTATTCTTTCTCGGCCTGTTCAAAATGGGCTTCAGCCTGCGGAACTGCTGCTTCCGCAGCTGCTAGCGCCGCCCGGGCCTGCTTGACGCCGAGATCATAGTTTGTTCTGTCCAGTTTTATAACGACCTCACCGGCATTGACGCGCTCACCGATATCAACCAGAACCCGGCTCACCGTTCCTGCCACCTTGGGGCTTAGCGGACTCGTGTCTCGGGCTTTCAAGGTGCCGACGGCGCTGATTTCATCAGCGAATTCGTGCGGGACAACAGATGCGATTGTGACAGGCAACGCCTTGCCCGCCGCGTTCGGATCTTCATCTTTTTGCCATTGCTTCCTGGAAACTTGGACAGCCAAGAACGCAATAACAGCAGCCGCAATAGCAATGGATATATAGACTCCTCTTCGTCTCATTCGGCAGACTCCTTTTCCTTGATATCAGGCGGCTCTATCACCATTACGCCCACCGCTCGATGAAGGGCGGCAAGGGCAACGTTGTAATCAAAAAGAGCCTGTGTGTGATTCGCTTCAGCTCGACTTAAGGCCGTACGAACGTCCAGCACGTCGGTATTTGTGCCTTCTCCTGCCCGGTAGCTGGCTCTTGCCAGGCGGTAAGCCTCCCTGGCTGTCTTCAGTGCACTCTCAGCCGCATCGATATTCTTTTCTGCTTTTCCGAGGTCCAGGAAGGCTTGGCGCACTTCAAGACGAATGCGATCTGTCGTTTTATCTCGCTGGATTTTTACCTGAGCCCGTTGCGATCCCGCCTCTCTGACCTTGGCAGCGGTTTTCCCTCAATTCCAGAGGGGAAACTGCGCCCCTATTCCAACCGTCCAATGCTCTCCGCCTTCCAGATCCCGAAAATCGCCTTCCATATATTCGTAACGCCCTTCCAGGGCAATGGT
This genomic window from Oceanidesulfovibrio indonesiensis contains:
- a CDS encoding efflux RND transporter permease subunit, which codes for MKLPEISVRRPVTTVMVFAAITLLGCVAFFRLNLDLLPDIEPPAVSVITPYPGASATDVESEVTKYLEDQLSTTPNLDRLESKSKDNIAIVNCIFNWGTDLDVAVNDIREKIDLAKPDLADGAEDPFIFKFSSSMVPVLIMTVTAEESSPDLYRIVDKQIADPLKRVPGVGAVVYIGGQERQINVHFDREAIDAYHISVQQIRNVLAAENLNLPVGTVKIGRNELQIRVAGRYRDAAEIANTVIGSNGDALVRLRDVATVTDAFEEPQEWARSGKLPAIALIIQKQSGTNTVNVIEAIKDRLKTLKTEVPADIEIHGILDNSDHIYAMINSLAEAAVVGGLLVIVVCFLFLRRFRTSLVVSMAIPFSIIVAFIGLFVMDYTINVISMMSLAIAVGMVVDDAIVVLENIVRHVDDGKPPQLAAVEGTSEVGMAVAASTLTIVAVFAPLLLVKGIAGIIFGQLAFMILITILASLFISLTLTPMAASRLLRSRDQRKLNPVFVWSERLLNGIEAGYSHVLGWGLRHRNILLSLIVIVFIGSLALIPLVGTEFFPEVDSGEVEVVLEMAQGTRVEVTAGTTEEMLNAVNAIPEMEASYALAGQTKKGFLTALGFEEGTGIGRIGGRLIDKKERSRHAKEVASELREQVIKLPGVENFSASAVSVIQKAFLGGGRPISIDILGHDIETTDKAAAKIQRIVETTPGAVDVSVSRKRPRPEVRICLDRDKAASLGLNVALVADALRTNYYGFDDTKFREAGDDFDIELRLKKDQRETIREIGETPITTLTGQTIKLRNVASVRETFGPVEIDRKNRTRVTKVQAGVQGRVLGDVVRDVREKMASLDLPPGVSIEWGGEVEEQRKAFRDLTLLLILGIVLVYMVMAGEFEDFVDPFIIMFSVPFAFAGVIWAFVATATPLNLMSFIGVIMLMGIVVKNAIVLVDYTKQLRAGGMTLNEAVVTGGKTRLRPVLMTSLTTIFGMVPLALSRGEGSEIWNALGITVIGGLSVSGLVTLILVPLMYSLVHRGKAK
- a CDS encoding patatin-like phospholipase family protein, which codes for MSDDSSGFPKNIGLALGSGSARGWSHIGVLQALAEAGIEIRYVAGTSIGSLVGAACALGKMDVLENFARQLDWKQIVSFLDVTFPRSGLIDGKKISDFFRSHVREMNIEELPLRYCAVATDLATGREVVLNKGDLIEAIRASISVPGIFTPVRKNGGFLVDGGLVNPVPVSAVRKMGADYVIAVDLNHDIIDKRSTAGIAPVDSSVAGMVVQPQPAEWRIAQDLTNRLSEFGSPALSQVRQWLQRDPVPNIFDVLTTAINIMEVQITATRLATDPPDLLIRPKLGDVRFLEFHRAEEAIAEGYREAMVQLKERWKCAAKRDLPGGFLPGRTEDGN
- a CDS encoding efflux RND transporter periplasmic adaptor subunit, encoding MRRRGVYISIAIAAAVIAFLAVQVSRKQWQKDEDPNAAGKALPVTIASVVPHEFADEISAVGTLKARDTSPLSPKVAGTVSRVLVDIGERVNAGEVVIKLDRTNYDLGVKQARAALAAAEAAVPQAEAHFEQAEKEYRRAIELLKEKVIPQSRFDASEAAFKSAKEAVFYARAQRDQAKAALETALEHLKDADIRSPIGGAVVERNVEIGQAVAPGGRLLLIVDQTSLNLDVDLPEADIGRIVVGTVALITTDAFPGHEYSGKVTVINPLVDRKTRTFRMRIEVPNPSGKLVDGMYARVKLSAEKRRSLAVPRETLQRLPGSGTYYVFVVEGNKAHKRTVEIRAMDDQFAEVMGGLVENDKVVTSGAGRLQSGMEVSVQDILNKNGTDNSGGQLFKKNGGEHVGR
- a CDS encoding acyl-CoA dehydratase activase encodes the protein MKNHAESLYFAGIDIGSTTAKAVILDKEGGMVFFRYCRHQGKTVETTRRIFNDALEKLGDVELDLAVTGSAGMGAAEFFGLPFVQEVVASAHVIEKFFPEARTFIEIGGEDSKIIFFDGSGRPDIRMNGSCAGGTGAFIDQMAVLLGVDVAELNVLAGKATNIYPIASRCGVFAKTDIQALLSRHVSREDVAASIFHSVALQVITALSRGREMERKILIGGGPLTFYPILRKAFANLLGIEHPDDLVLPDHPELLPAMGAAMVRNGKPCRGRISNFLSMSERGVSRATNSGTKRLPPLFASNYEFEIWQKRHERNLVPRIDLPEAKGKDLFLGVDSGSTTTKIVLVDEKGKLVLSYYGPNNGDPIQAVKKGLAEFRKKFVSAGFAPRITRTAATGYGESLIRTAFGLDDGLVETMAHYRAARRFEPDVSFILDIGGQDMKAIYIHDNAVAEIQINEACSSGCGSFIETFARSLGYSVQEFAEIACDSKSPFDLGTRCTIFMNSKVKQALREGATVGDISAGLAYSVIKNALYKVLKLKDVDVLGDKIVVQGGTFRNPAVLRALEVLLNKEVMRPDISELMGAYGAALTALANHRAHVVAAVAPQQEALKGPDRPGRETDDLVFEKLVMGSGFSKKEIRCRGCENQCRVLKLTFSNGNHFYTGNRCERRFSNNPDAQRKGRNLIDDQIRLLFERNTEPEGEPIFTYGIPRCLNMYENFPFWCAFLTTCGFRVVLSSESNFQLYEKGSSTVMSENICFPAKLAHGHIFDLAGKDIDRLFYPTVVYEEEEYADALNSYNCPVVTGYPDLLKSAVNPEKKFKIPLDNPSVSFKDFGLLKDQLYLFFRRFGINYRTISEGVEKGVKAQSNYKTELRSMAKTLLVRSEAERRTTVVLCGRPYHADPLVNHGVPDVLTELGVDVVSETALPLNADTVALEDVNVLTQWSYANRLYAAARWVTNTANAQMVQLTSFGCGPDAISADEVKEILRHGGKIHTLIKMDEIVNVGAVRIRLRSMLEAVKEKNGKTRAVGGGTMQTGRAVVGKSGKRTLIAPYFSPFYSPLVPSAFRPFGHRVEVLPPQDRESVEWGLKTINNDMCYPSVLVAGDIIKAFQSGRYDPEKTAVVMTQTGGQCRASSYVSLIKKALAAAGLDEVPIIAISNEEINAQPWFKIDKMGLIKRMGLGIIFADPLARMYLSTMVREKVPGTSKNLHEKYLFEMETGIENADYYYLLNLLKRAVADFNRVEINDKTVPRVGIVGEIFVKYNFFSNGNIIDWLSGQGVEVVLPPIQNFFAQRFINETYDQKAFFKRSLADRIKYRLLEIYSNYHVGQIERIMQGFRFYRKAHDLRKLAAITGEVVSLANQFGEGWLLTAEMIAMLNEGIDNIVCLQPFGCIANHITGRGMENKLREMFPHLNLLSLDMDAGASEVNMMNRLHFMVTAAREEVDREVGTQPAQKTARRFAIPDAWPRELDSFNAYTSLEVEKWRAWASNLGLWEKTRQMKRWVGM
- a CDS encoding putative ABC transporter permease; translated protein: MTADVVNFFFSFSFFSILGWMLEVSYRSVRDKRFVNPGLLKGPYLILYGAGAVMLMAAVSLLQESNWGTKAFAYFIITTGLEFGSGLVAQYFFQIRLWDYSDQRFNYRGHICLKFSLYWILLAFAFEYAVLPPYQSMLVLLSPVFKWIVAGATISIMSMDFLAVAAGRFLRLTPEEKTLMEAEFVNTARPLLDLPEVAKLAQYNHHRGKTRLDHVEEVACLSFRWGKRLSLDTRAIIRGALLHDLFYYDWLHDGPRLHGFRHHTIALENARSITGLTEKEADIIKKHMWPLTVIPPRHMESLVVSLVDTFCSARDYLSMKKQDKPTEAASRCVHPEPGDEKR